A genome region from Natranaeroarchaeum sulfidigenes includes the following:
- a CDS encoding DUF6276 family protein gives MRCPDCGGETVVATVPERLREHVPETADRVAICSTCLSISPINESPSDSIDVSALSDAMPANSEATVGVVVLVHLLESLAHNRAAIEGVVGWLERRGVDVFLVLDRLGADPALEPDVDLERRLPQVEQFVG, from the coding sequence ATGCGCTGTCCGGACTGCGGCGGCGAGACGGTTGTCGCCACGGTACCGGAGCGACTGCGTGAGCACGTCCCCGAGACCGCCGATCGGGTCGCGATCTGTTCTACCTGTCTCTCGATTTCGCCCATCAACGAGTCTCCCTCCGACTCGATCGACGTGTCCGCTCTCAGTGATGCAATGCCTGCCAACAGCGAGGCTACGGTCGGCGTCGTCGTGCTCGTCCATCTGCTGGAGTCGCTGGCGCACAACCGCGCCGCGATCGAGGGCGTCGTTGGCTGGCTCGAACGCCGCGGAGTCGACGTGTTTCTCGTACTCGACCGTCTCGGGGCCGATCCGGCTCTGGAGCCGGACGTCGACCTCGAACGGCGACTCCCGCAGGTCGAGCAGTTCGTCGGCTAG
- a CDS encoding V-type ATP synthase subunit D, with product MAKDVKPTRKNLMAIEDRIELSERGHDTLEKKRDGLIMEFMDILDQAQDVRADMEANYDHAQRTINMARAMEGDVAVRGAAAALHEHPEITTESKNIMGVVVPQIESTRVRKTLDQRGYGVLGTSSRIDEVAEAYEELLESIILAAEVETAMKKMLNEIETTKRRVNALEFKLLPDLYDNQEYIEQKLEEQEREEIFRMKKIKEKKEEAEKEEKAEAEAAALEEPQASD from the coding sequence ATGGCCAAAGACGTCAAGCCCACTCGGAAGAACCTGATGGCGATCGAGGATCGCATCGAGCTCTCCGAACGGGGCCACGACACGCTCGAAAAGAAGCGTGACGGCCTCATCATGGAGTTCATGGACATCCTCGATCAGGCACAGGACGTCCGGGCGGATATGGAAGCGAACTACGACCATGCCCAGCGGACGATCAACATGGCCCGGGCGATGGAAGGCGACGTGGCCGTCCGTGGCGCTGCCGCTGCGCTCCACGAACACCCCGAGATCACCACGGAGTCGAAAAACATCATGGGCGTCGTGGTTCCTCAGATCGAGTCCACCCGGGTACGAAAGACGCTCGACCAGCGTGGCTACGGCGTGCTTGGCACCTCCTCACGCATCGACGAGGTCGCCGAGGCCTACGAGGAACTGCTGGAGTCGATCATCCTCGCGGCCGAGGTCGAGACCGCGATGAAGAAGATGCTAAACGAGATCGAGACGACGAAACGCCGCGTCAACGCCCTGGAGTTCAAACTGCTTCCGGACCTGTACGACAACCAGGAGTACATCGAGCAGAAACTCGAAGAGCAAGAGCGCGAGGAGATCTTCCGTATGAAGAAAATCAAGGAGAAAAAAGAAGAGGCCGAGAAAGAGGAGAAGGCCGAAGCCGAGGCCGCCGCGCTCGAAGAACCGCAAGCGAGCGATTAG
- the pan2 gene encoding proteasome-activating nucleotidase Pan2, translating into MAHSPSLPDRPRLDLDPDMSDTERLEALREHFAEILNVHDELTEQLDSADERRKELRTEADRLERENEALKTSSLYIATVEELSEGEAIVKQHGNNQEVLTEIPPNMQEELTAGDRVAVNDSFGIQTILDGETDARAQAMEVDESPDVTYGDIGGIDEQIREVREAVEEPLINPEKFREAGIDPPSGVLLYGPPGTGKTMLAKAVANETDATFIKMAGSELVRKFIGEGSRLVRDLFELATEREPAIIFIDEIDAIAAKRTDSKTSGDAEVQRTMMQLLSEMDGFEARGEVRIIAATNRFDMLDRAILRPGRFDRLIEVPEPDFDGREQILRIHTRGMNLADDVDFTELADETEGKSGAEMASVATEAGMFAIREERTEVRMSDFEAAIEKLEEDSAGEPITSPGYVDYAY; encoded by the coding sequence ATGGCGCACAGTCCCTCTCTTCCGGATCGCCCCCGGCTCGACCTGGATCCCGATATGTCCGACACCGAGCGCCTCGAGGCGTTACGGGAGCATTTCGCAGAAATACTGAACGTACACGACGAGCTAACCGAACAGCTCGACTCCGCCGACGAACGTCGCAAGGAGCTCCGCACCGAAGCTGATCGTCTCGAACGAGAGAACGAGGCACTCAAAACGTCGTCGCTGTACATCGCGACGGTCGAAGAGCTTTCCGAAGGTGAAGCGATCGTCAAACAACACGGGAACAACCAGGAGGTTCTTACCGAGATCCCACCGAATATGCAGGAAGAACTCACCGCGGGCGACCGCGTTGCGGTCAACGACTCCTTTGGCATTCAGACGATCCTCGACGGCGAGACGGACGCGCGCGCACAGGCGATGGAGGTCGACGAGTCACCGGATGTCACCTACGGCGACATCGGTGGCATCGACGAGCAGATCCGGGAGGTTCGCGAGGCTGTCGAGGAGCCGCTGATCAATCCGGAGAAGTTCCGTGAAGCGGGTATCGACCCGCCGAGTGGCGTCCTGCTGTACGGCCCACCCGGGACAGGAAAGACGATGCTGGCCAAGGCCGTGGCGAACGAGACCGACGCGACCTTCATCAAGATGGCCGGCTCCGAGCTCGTCCGGAAGTTCATCGGTGAGGGCTCCCGGCTGGTCCGCGATCTCTTCGAGCTGGCAACCGAGCGCGAACCCGCTATCATCTTTATCGACGAGATCGACGCCATCGCGGCCAAACGCACCGACTCGAAAACGTCGGGTGACGCCGAGGTCCAGCGCACGATGATGCAACTCCTCTCGGAGATGGACGGGTTCGAGGCCCGTGGCGAGGTTCGAATCATCGCGGCGACGAACCGCTTCGATATGCTTGACCGCGCAATCTTGCGCCCCGGCCGGTTCGACCGACTCATCGAGGTACCAGAACCCGACTTCGACGGCCGCGAACAGATCCTCCGGATCCACACCCGTGGGATGAATCTGGCCGATGACGTCGACTTCACGGAGCTCGCGGATGAAACCGAGGGCAAAAGCGGTGCAGAGATGGCCAGCGTTGCGACCGAAGCGGGGATGTTTGCGATCCGCGAGGAACGCACGGAGGTTCGGATGAGCGACTTCGAGGCGGCCATAGAGAAGCTAGAAGAGGACAGCGCGGGCGAGCCGATCACGTCGCCGGGCTACGTCGATTACGCGTACTAA
- a CDS encoding preprotein translocase subunit SecD: MSVRDFVRNNWRILILVALIALSCFFLFVPGASFGDTLGEREEGDTTAEWSNLQYGIELSGGARVRAPVIGTTAEGIDVDTEDESITELNSEIESAIYEELVANDDELELSERDVQANVEGETDNERTVEVFHENVTEDDLEVAVENTGYAGPNTEVRSGVTEETRQSMIDILNERMGESGFEGGTVRQDSAGGQHYIVVQSPGTTTADLRELIRDQNLVEVVLHTPAENEDEYTEEVVLSRDDIDSVSQVQREDDEYRVPVVVTDQAAEEYQTTLVDSGITTEGVGACGWSEAGEPPYGYCQLIQLDGETISGLSMTQGLADQLNEGTWQNNPTFVATSPDQQSAEDIRVSLQAGSLPTTLNLDDGTSQTISSERADQFISNALLAGGLAVLTVVLMVFLRYGDPRVAAPMSLTALSEVLILLGFAAAIKLPLDLSHVAGFIAVVGTGVDDLIIIADEVMSEGDVSSQRVFDSRFRKAFWIIGAAAATTIIAMSPLAFLSLGDLRGFAIITIIGVLIGVFITRPAYGSILRKIKTDK; encoded by the coding sequence ATGAGCGTGCGTGATTTCGTCCGTAACAACTGGCGGATCCTGATCCTCGTTGCGCTGATCGCACTGTCGTGTTTCTTCCTGTTCGTTCCAGGGGCGAGCTTCGGCGATACCCTTGGTGAACGTGAGGAGGGTGACACGACTGCGGAATGGTCGAATCTTCAGTACGGGATAGAACTCTCCGGCGGCGCGCGCGTCCGTGCGCCGGTCATCGGGACGACAGCCGAAGGAATCGACGTCGACACGGAGGACGAGTCGATCACTGAGCTGAACAGCGAGATCGAGAGCGCAATCTACGAGGAACTCGTTGCCAACGACGACGAGCTCGAGCTCAGCGAACGCGACGTGCAGGCGAATGTCGAGGGTGAGACTGATAACGAACGCACTGTCGAGGTGTTCCACGAGAACGTCACTGAGGATGACCTCGAAGTCGCGGTTGAGAATACGGGCTATGCCGGGCCGAACACGGAGGTCAGGAGTGGTGTTACCGAAGAAACTCGGCAGTCGATGATCGATATCCTCAACGAACGGATGGGTGAATCCGGCTTCGAGGGTGGCACTGTCCGACAGGATTCCGCTGGGGGCCAGCACTACATCGTCGTCCAGTCGCCCGGCACGACGACCGCCGACCTGCGCGAGCTGATCCGTGACCAGAACCTCGTCGAGGTCGTACTCCATACTCCCGCCGAAAACGAGGACGAGTACACCGAGGAAGTGGTCCTCAGCCGTGACGATATCGATTCGGTCTCACAGGTCCAGCGCGAGGACGACGAGTATCGAGTGCCAGTCGTGGTAACGGACCAGGCCGCAGAGGAGTACCAGACCACACTGGTCGATAGTGGCATCACGACAGAGGGCGTCGGTGCCTGTGGCTGGAGCGAGGCAGGAGAACCGCCGTACGGCTACTGTCAGCTGATCCAGCTGGACGGCGAGACGATCAGCGGACTGAGCATGACACAGGGCCTCGCGGATCAACTCAACGAGGGCACGTGGCAGAACAACCCGACGTTCGTCGCCACCTCCCCCGACCAGCAAAGCGCCGAGGACATTCGTGTCAGCCTGCAGGCAGGGAGCCTGCCGACGACGCTGAACCTCGATGACGGGACGAGCCAGACCATCTCCTCGGAGCGAGCGGACCAGTTCATCAGTAACGCCTTGCTAGCTGGCGGGCTTGCAGTACTCACCGTCGTTCTGATGGTGTTCCTGCGATACGGTGATCCACGCGTCGCCGCGCCGATGTCGCTGACCGCGCTCTCGGAGGTGTTGATCCTGCTTGGATTCGCGGCCGCGATCAAGTTACCGCTGGATCTGTCTCACGTCGCCGGGTTCATCGCCGTCGTCGGGACGGGTGTTGACGACCTGATCATCATCGCCGACGAGGTGATGTCCGAAGGCGACGTCTCCTCACAGCGGGTCTTCGACAGCCGATTCCGGAAGGCGTTCTGGATCATCGGTGCAGCCGCAGCAACGACTATCATCGCGATGAGTCCGCTCGCATTCCTCTCGCTCGGAGACCTGCGCGGCTTCGCGATCATCACGATCATTGGGGTGCTGATCGGGGTGTTCATCACCCGTCCGGCCTACGGGAGCATCCTGCGAAAGATCAAGACGGACAAGTAG
- a CDS encoding sugar ABC transporter permease, with amino-acid sequence MSMSKNILGEIKDDIVHGAKAPIRAGREVVGTVRALRDGRASYRDVGLTAGATLGAIAILLIILFPLYYMINVALAAGTGAASLYEEGFFASPTEYNLAAFEWLWYESGFFFRPNPQDPTVSMWEAFTSSFLANSLQLVIPTVVFSFVLIVPAAYAFSRREFYGRKPTLYGYVLLTQVGGGISIAALIAIYVVFNQLGILNSFLAVAILYAAGAIPFNTWLLKTFMDNIPESYEEAAIMDGASRWRVMWEIVLPLSKPGLAVVLIFVFLAGWNEFILAQILLSADKHPLSVGLYRLIDEFGTPWGQFSAYALVYALPVALIYFFSQRYVESGLSFGGMEG; translated from the coding sequence ATGAGTATGAGTAAAAACATCCTTGGTGAGATCAAGGATGACATCGTCCACGGCGCAAAGGCACCGATCCGCGCGGGTCGTGAGGTAGTCGGAACGGTCAGAGCGCTCCGCGATGGCCGGGCGTCCTACCGAGACGTCGGACTGACAGCCGGCGCAACGCTCGGTGCGATCGCGATCCTGCTGATCATCCTGTTCCCACTCTACTACATGATCAACGTGGCGCTGGCCGCGGGGACGGGTGCGGCAAGCCTGTACGAGGAGGGCTTTTTCGCCTCCCCGACGGAGTACAACCTGGCCGCGTTCGAGTGGCTCTGGTACGAGTCGGGCTTTTTCTTCCGGCCCAATCCTCAGGACCCGACCGTGAGTATGTGGGAGGCGTTCACCTCGTCGTTCCTGGCCAACAGCCTGCAACTGGTCATCCCGACGGTTGTGTTCAGCTTCGTGCTAATCGTCCCGGCCGCGTACGCCTTCTCACGGCGTGAGTTCTACGGTCGAAAGCCGACGCTGTATGGCTACGTCCTGCTCACGCAGGTCGGTGGTGGGATCTCGATCGCAGCACTGATCGCGATTTACGTCGTTTTCAACCAGCTTGGGATCCTGAACAGCTTTCTGGCGGTCGCGATTCTGTACGCAGCGGGTGCGATCCCGTTCAATACGTGGCTGCTAAAGACGTTCATGGACAACATCCCCGAATCCTACGAGGAAGCGGCGATCATGGACGGCGCGTCGCGATGGCGCGTGATGTGGGAAATCGTCCTCCCGCTCTCGAAGCCAGGCCTCGCCGTCGTGCTGATTTTCGTCTTCCTCGCGGGCTGGAACGAGTTCATTCTGGCACAGATTCTACTGAGCGCGGACAAACATCCGCTCTCGGTGGGGCTCTATCGGCTGATCGACGAGTTCGGTACGCCGTGGGGGCAGTTCTCGGCGTACGCACTGGTGTATGCGCTGCCGGTGGCGCTGATCTACTTCTTCAGCCAGCGCTACGTCGAAAGCGGGCTGTCCTTCGGCGGCATGGAAGGATAG
- a CDS encoding HTH domain-containing protein, which translates to MSTGPEPLDVSVYVRPAQLVEPIDSKIETVRQLESDEMIQSASVHAWPDKIVLSERTPYTGVIDAFREMEAWADDHDVSIQPPFDVRTTTSSFTGERRTILRTPVICLTVYAGGQLSNVFPHSRGEERYSVTDAIAALRTDSMDMFSLEPTQPGQLPDRCRACDELLTNVQGIGVCPECDRIEHGLGARRKGLRRQPPP; encoded by the coding sequence ATGTCCACCGGACCAGAACCACTCGACGTGTCGGTCTACGTCCGACCGGCACAGCTCGTCGAGCCGATCGACTCGAAGATCGAAACCGTTCGTCAGCTCGAGTCCGACGAGATGATCCAAAGCGCCTCCGTCCACGCATGGCCCGACAAAATCGTGCTCTCCGAGCGGACGCCGTACACTGGAGTCATCGATGCGTTTCGGGAGATGGAAGCGTGGGCTGATGACCACGACGTGAGTATCCAACCCCCCTTCGACGTACGTACCACGACATCGTCGTTCACCGGGGAACGGCGAACGATTCTCCGGACGCCGGTTATCTGTCTCACGGTGTACGCTGGGGGGCAACTGTCCAACGTCTTTCCACACTCCCGTGGCGAGGAGCGCTACAGCGTTACCGACGCGATAGCGGCTCTGAGAACCGACAGCATGGATATGTTCTCGCTGGAACCGACGCAACCGGGACAGCTGCCGGACCGATGTCGTGCGTGTGACGAATTGTTGACCAACGTGCAGGGAATCGGTGTCTGTCCGGAATGTGACCGGATCGAACACGGGCTGGGTGCTCGTCGGAAAGGACTCCGGCGTCAGCCACCACCGTGA
- the rnhB gene encoding ribonuclease HII, whose product MTTFGADEAGRGPALGSMFAGAVAVADLDDLPDGVADSKQLTRARRAELYEQLCEDDRIRTAVAEIPTGRIDDPETDMNTLTVEAQAAAIGQVVSAGDEGVVDACDTSESRFARRVADAVPATIEITAEHGADDEYRIVAAASIVAKVTRDRHVDALAERYGAVGSGYPSDPATREFLEDYVAEHGELPECARESWGTCTDVLAAAEQTGLDGF is encoded by the coding sequence ATGACGACGTTCGGTGCAGACGAGGCCGGTCGGGGACCGGCGCTGGGTTCGATGTTCGCCGGTGCCGTCGCGGTCGCGGATCTGGACGACCTCCCCGATGGCGTCGCCGACTCGAAGCAACTCACCCGAGCGCGCCGGGCCGAGCTATACGAACAGTTGTGCGAGGACGACCGGATCCGAACCGCGGTCGCGGAAATCCCGACTGGCCGGATCGACGATCCGGAGACTGACATGAACACGCTGACTGTCGAAGCACAGGCAGCGGCGATCGGGCAGGTCGTGTCGGCGGGCGACGAGGGCGTCGTCGACGCCTGTGATACCTCCGAGTCACGGTTTGCCCGGCGGGTCGCCGATGCCGTCCCGGCCACCATCGAGATCACGGCCGAACACGGCGCGGACGACGAGTATCGGATCGTCGCAGCGGCGAGCATCGTCGCCAAGGTCACACGGGATCGCCATGTCGACGCCCTGGCGGAACGCTACGGCGCGGTCGGGAGCGGTTACCCGAGCGATCCAGCGACTCGCGAGTTCCTCGAAGACTACGTCGCCGAACACGGCGAGCTTCCGGAGTGTGCGCGTGAAAGCTGGGGGACGTGTACGGACGTGCTGGCGGCAGCGGAACAGACCGGACTCGACGGGTTCTGA
- a CDS encoding thiamine pyrophosphate-dependent enzyme, with amino-acid sequence MHRAIAERDVAETAVTEAGAIDLYREMVRARTFDDRALALQRRGWMSGYPPFRGQEATQVGVAHAMAATDWLVPTYRSNAAQIARGVPMSDLFAFRKGYAEFQSGHDLPVFPQAVPIATQLPHAAGLGMAARHRGDETAILTLFGDGATSEGDFHEAMNFAGVFDGPVVFCCENNGWAISLPRERQTASETIAGKASAYGFEGKRVDGMDPIAVAECVADALATARESGPVLIESLTYRLGAHTTSDDPSRYREDDLDLPEWRTADPIERYETYLREQGLLDDETIAEIREDADAGIAAAVEHVDAMADPDSSEVFDHVYDRLPAELRRQRSTVDSAGEQN; translated from the coding sequence ATGCACCGGGCGATCGCCGAGCGTGATGTCGCGGAGACGGCGGTGACCGAGGCCGGAGCCATCGATCTCTACCGCGAGATGGTGCGCGCCCGGACGTTCGACGACCGGGCACTCGCCCTTCAGCGGCGTGGCTGGATGAGCGGCTACCCACCCTTCCGCGGACAGGAAGCGACGCAGGTCGGCGTCGCACACGCAATGGCGGCGACCGACTGGCTGGTCCCGACCTACCGCTCGAACGCCGCCCAGATCGCCCGTGGCGTCCCGATGAGCGATCTCTTTGCCTTCCGGAAGGGCTATGCCGAGTTCCAGTCGGGCCACGATCTTCCGGTCTTCCCGCAGGCCGTCCCGATCGCTACCCAGCTCCCCCACGCTGCGGGGCTCGGGATGGCAGCACGACATCGTGGCGACGAGACGGCGATACTCACACTATTTGGCGACGGCGCGACCAGCGAGGGCGATTTCCACGAGGCGATGAACTTCGCCGGGGTGTTCGACGGTCCTGTCGTCTTCTGCTGTGAGAACAACGGCTGGGCCATCTCCCTTCCGCGCGAGCGCCAGACGGCCAGTGAGACGATCGCAGGGAAGGCAAGCGCCTACGGCTTCGAGGGGAAACGGGTCGACGGAATGGACCCTATTGCGGTCGCCGAATGCGTCGCGGACGCGCTGGCGACCGCCCGCGAGTCCGGCCCCGTGCTGATCGAGAGTCTAACCTACCGGCTCGGCGCGCACACGACCAGCGACGATCCCTCACGATACCGCGAGGACGATCTGGACCTCCCGGAGTGGCGCACCGCCGACCCCATCGAGCGCTACGAGACATACCTCCGGGAGCAGGGGCTACTTGACGACGAGACTATCGCGGAAATCCGTGAGGACGCCGACGCTGGGATCGCCGCCGCCGTCGAGCACGTCGACGCGATGGCCGACCCGGATTCCAGTGAGGTATTCGATCACGTGTACGACCGACTCCCTGCGGAGCTACGACGCCAGCGCTCGACGGTGGACTCTGCCGGGGAACAGAACTAG
- the secF gene encoding protein translocase subunit SecF: protein MRQFDVPEPDYDRYTNRQLAAVPLAVLAVALAVIIGWFIFTGAPATLGIDFAGGTELTVETSDDPDTIETAFAEDVENIRSTQHDNQWILEFRSDDAEAIEQQADENLSPVEGSDSVVQEASTFSASFGSDNQRTALYGLTAAFLGMAVLAFALFRTFIPSIAIVVSAFSDIMIPLAAMNLLGIPLSLATVAGLLMLIGYSVDSDILLNNHILRRSGDFYESTYRAMQTGVTMTVTSMSAMAVLTVVAYLFGIGILWQIGFVLVIGLMADLMNTYLLNLSLLRWYKFEGVKR from the coding sequence ATGAGACAGTTCGATGTACCGGAGCCCGATTACGACCGGTACACGAACCGCCAGCTTGCGGCTGTTCCGCTGGCCGTACTGGCGGTTGCGCTTGCGGTTATTATTGGCTGGTTCATCTTCACCGGTGCGCCGGCGACGCTCGGGATCGACTTCGCGGGTGGTACGGAGCTCACCGTCGAGACGAGCGATGACCCGGATACGATCGAGACAGCGTTCGCAGAAGACGTCGAGAACATCCGATCGACACAGCATGACAACCAGTGGATCCTCGAGTTCCGATCGGACGACGCCGAGGCGATCGAGCAACAGGCTGACGAGAACTTATCGCCAGTTGAGGGGAGCGACAGCGTCGTACAGGAGGCAAGTACGTTCTCCGCTAGTTTCGGTAGCGACAACCAGCGGACGGCGCTGTACGGCTTGACGGCCGCGTTCCTCGGGATGGCCGTTCTTGCCTTTGCACTCTTCCGAACGTTCATTCCAAGTATTGCGATCGTGGTCTCTGCCTTTTCGGACATCATGATTCCGCTGGCGGCGATGAACCTGCTTGGAATCCCGTTATCGCTGGCGACTGTTGCCGGATTGTTGATGTTGATTGGATACAGTGTTGACTCCGATATACTGCTCAACAATCATATCTTACGCCGAAGCGGGGACTTCTACGAGAGCACGTATCGGGCAATGCAGACTGGCGTCACGATGACCGTAACGTCGATGTCCGCGATGGCCGTCCTCACAGTTGTCGCGTATCTGTTCGGGATCGGTATTCTCTGGCAGATCGGTTTCGTGCTCGTGATCGGACTGATGGCTGACTTGATGAACACCTATCTGCTCAACCTGAGCCTGCTCCGCTGGTACAAGTTCGAGGGGGTCAAACGATGA
- a CDS encoding pyruvoyl-dependent arginine decarboxylase, with translation MNTIRIVWGIGDGPTEMASYDAALADAGVHNYNLVTVSSMIPADAEIEVAGTAPDLGPAGNKLTVVQGRATATDGASISAGLGWVRSEAGPGLFYEAAGRVPSETTSQRVLDGIEAGQQLRDWTFGEPGTRIVEAEAARDEYTTVLVLATYGHSESMLG, from the coding sequence ATGAACACGATTCGGATCGTCTGGGGCATCGGTGACGGCCCCACGGAGATGGCGTCGTACGACGCCGCGCTGGCTGACGCTGGCGTTCACAATTATAACCTCGTCACCGTCTCCTCGATGATCCCGGCTGACGCCGAGATTGAAGTTGCTGGTACCGCGCCCGATCTGGGGCCAGCGGGCAACAAGCTAACAGTGGTTCAGGGACGGGCAACCGCGACCGACGGAGCGTCGATCAGCGCCGGACTCGGCTGGGTGCGCAGCGAAGCGGGTCCCGGACTGTTCTATGAGGCAGCGGGCCGGGTTCCATCGGAGACGACGAGTCAGCGCGTCCTCGATGGGATCGAAGCGGGCCAGCAATTACGCGACTGGACGTTCGGCGAGCCCGGAACCCGCATCGTCGAAGCAGAGGCCGCGCGCGACGAGTACACGACGGTGCTTGTTTTGGCGACGTACGGGCACAGCGAGTCGATGCTCGGATAA
- a CDS encoding carbohydrate ABC transporter permease: MSFSSEKADRSWVAQRLPSKDDQAGLLVLPGLLTYGIFMLYPIMYLIFLSFTNAGGAEDLIQGTYDFIALDNYGRLVQDSQFWTSMGVTWLFVFVSVVLKIFFSIALALVFTHDRVRGKRYMRALAIIPLGLPPVFTITVWRQLFSPARFGIVNEVYINIAGFLGQNPEPIGWFFNRWMAFFSYVVTELWLAYAFMLIIIVSALQDVSSELHDAAKVDGAGYLHRFVHVTLPAIKRPVWFASILTGAASFQQFLVPFIFNMGGPRRQNEFILLYGFREAFQSPPRMGLGAAIMVIALIFIGMFMWINVKKGRLAEGLSDQ, from the coding sequence ATGAGCTTCTCCAGTGAAAAAGCCGACCGGTCATGGGTAGCACAGCGTCTGCCCTCGAAAGACGATCAGGCGGGGCTGTTGGTCCTTCCGGGGTTGCTGACCTACGGGATCTTCATGCTCTATCCCATCATGTACCTGATCTTCCTCTCCTTTACCAACGCCGGTGGGGCAGAGGACCTCATTCAGGGCACGTATGATTTCATTGCGCTCGATAACTACGGTCGACTTGTTCAGGACAGCCAGTTCTGGACGTCGATGGGCGTTACATGGCTGTTCGTCTTCGTCAGTGTCGTTCTCAAGATCTTCTTCAGCATAGCGCTCGCACTCGTGTTCACGCACGACCGCGTCCGCGGCAAGCGGTACATGCGCGCGCTTGCGATCATCCCGCTTGGCCTGCCGCCGGTCTTTACGATCACCGTCTGGCGACAGTTGTTCAGTCCGGCACGCTTCGGGATCGTCAACGAGGTGTACATCAACATTGCTGGCTTCCTCGGACAGAATCCCGAGCCGATCGGCTGGTTCTTCAACCGCTGGATGGCCTTCTTCTCGTACGTCGTCACGGAGCTGTGGCTGGCGTACGCGTTCATGCTGATCATCATCGTCAGTGCACTGCAGGACGTCTCCAGTGAGCTGCACGATGCGGCGAAAGTCGATGGGGCAGGCTATCTGCATCGGTTCGTCCACGTGACGCTTCCTGCGATCAAACGGCCGGTCTGGTTCGCGTCGATCCTGACTGGAGCGGCATCGTTCCAGCAGTTCCTCGTGCCGTTCATCTTCAACATGGGCGGTCCGCGGCGGCAAAACGAGTTCATCCTGCTGTACGGGTTCCGTGAGGCGTTCCAGTCGCCGCCGCGGATGGGGCTCGGTGCTGCAATCATGGTGATCGCTCTGATCTTCATCGGGATGTTCATGTGGATCAACGTCAAGAAAGGCCGACTCGCGGAGGGACTATCTGACCAATGA
- a CDS encoding NAD+ synthase, with product MLSGNNKTFDRYLGERDGPTFLSTMDGLNAAREEIVEFIRRTVVDANAEGVVVAMSGGIDSTLTAALAAEALGSDRVLGLSLPASKTDSVHAQEARTIADGFGIDFQEIQLKPLLETFETVVGAALGDDADRVATGNVLARLRMLCAYYAANTRSLLVLGTSNRSELLLGYYTKYGDGAADLFPLGDLYKTEVRALAPHAGVPRRIISKPPTGGLWSGQTDEAELGAGYRTLDRLLRLLVDREYDIEAAAERVDVPVETADDVATMYLDGAHKRTLPPMPGIGERNDDRSRQPFYR from the coding sequence ATGCTATCTGGAAACAACAAAACGTTCGATCGGTATCTGGGGGAACGTGATGGACCAACCTTCCTTTCGACGATGGACGGTCTCAACGCGGCACGTGAGGAGATCGTCGAGTTCATCCGCCGAACCGTCGTCGACGCCAACGCCGAAGGGGTCGTGGTGGCGATGAGCGGCGGGATCGACTCGACGTTGACCGCTGCGCTCGCCGCCGAAGCGCTCGGCAGTGACCGCGTACTGGGCCTGAGCCTGCCTGCCAGCAAGACCGACAGCGTCCACGCACAGGAAGCCCGGACGATCGCCGACGGTTTCGGGATCGACTTTCAGGAGATACAGCTCAAACCGCTTCTCGAAACGTTCGAGACTGTCGTCGGAGCAGCGCTGGGCGACGACGCCGATCGGGTGGCAACCGGCAATGTACTTGCGCGCCTCCGGATGCTCTGTGCGTACTACGCAGCCAACACCCGATCGCTACTCGTCCTCGGGACATCGAACCGATCGGAGCTACTGCTTGGATATTACACCAAGTATGGCGACGGCGCAGCCGATCTGTTCCCACTCGGGGACCTGTACAAGACTGAGGTCCGAGCACTTGCTCCCCACGCCGGGGTACCACGACGGATCATCAGCAAACCGCCGACCGGCGGTCTCTGGTCGGGACAGACCGACGAAGCCGAACTCGGCGCGGGCTATCGGACGCTCGATCGCTTGCTCCGACTCCTCGTTGATCGTGAGTACGATATCGAGGCGGCCGCCGAGCGCGTCGACGTTCCGGTCGAGACTGCAGACGACGTCGCGACGATGTATCTCGACGGGGCGCACAAACGGACCCTGCCGCCGATGCCGGGCATCGGTGAACGCAACGACGATCGGTCGAGACAACCGTTCTATCGGTAG